The following are encoded in a window of Congzhengia minquanensis genomic DNA:
- the rpsB gene encoding 30S ribosomal protein S2, which produces MSVISMKQLLEAGVHFGHQTRRWNPKMAEYIFTERNGIYIIDLQKTVKKIEEAYAFVKDLAESGQEILFVGTKKQAQDSIKEEAERVGMYWVNARWLGGMLTNFKTIKKRIDRLEQLNKMEEDGTFDLLPKKEVLNLKAERDKLTKYLGGIKDMRKLPGALFVVDPRKEKIAIEEAKKLGIPVVAIVDTNCDPEDIDYVIPGNDDAIRAVKLIASTIANAVVEGNQGADGEAAAAAETQEPATEELNA; this is translated from the coding sequence ATGTCAGTAATTTCAATGAAACAACTGCTGGAAGCAGGCGTCCATTTCGGACATCAGACAAGAAGATGGAACCCCAAAATGGCGGAGTACATCTTTACAGAAAGAAACGGTATCTACATCATCGACTTGCAGAAAACCGTGAAGAAAATTGAGGAAGCTTATGCGTTCGTAAAAGACCTCGCTGAATCCGGCCAGGAAATTTTGTTCGTAGGAACAAAAAAGCAGGCGCAGGACTCTATTAAAGAGGAAGCGGAACGGGTTGGCATGTATTGGGTCAATGCAAGATGGCTCGGCGGCATGCTGACAAACTTTAAAACCATTAAAAAGAGAATTGACAGGTTGGAACAGCTGAACAAAATGGAAGAAGACGGCACGTTTGACCTCCTTCCGAAAAAAGAAGTATTAAACCTGAAAGCAGAACGTGACAAGCTCACAAAATATCTCGGCGGCATTAAGGATATGAGGAAGCTCCCCGGCGCTTTGTTTGTTGTTGACCCGAGAAAAGAAAAAATTGCCATTGAAGAGGCAAAGAAGCTGGGAATTCCCGTTGTTGCCATTGTTGACACCAACTGCGACCCCGAAGACATTGACTATGTAATTCCGGGCAACGACGACGCTATCCGTGCGGTAAAACTGATTGCATCTACAATTGCAAACGCTGTTGTTGAAGGCAACCAGGGTGCTGACGGCGAGGCTGCGGCTGCTGCAGAAACGCAGGAGCCTGCAACAGAAGAACTGAATGCATAA
- a CDS encoding O-antigen ligase family protein has protein sequence MESRVFSFFAALFSRIAVWFDESACGKYYNKFCAWLNRVYQKSFVSRFFAGPKHRDVFQNSVLGKLFGLPGRFLLFLQNKLSGPFNHVLKNSLVCVWFSKWADVSIRFYGFVLCAFSLPLLFLRESGRLGLLLIAAVFAAGIVMILLNRSLRQLFGGSVVVTALMGLFTTPDTASHESVSCGKAQIIAALGLGLLLSFFCLAFGVKLLVILTGGVLAFAFLLKYLSLGVFLTVALSPMLPTMALVGLSLICALVFCVHVITDKGFTFVKNPMNTFVVFFIIALLWGCINSFSFAASASQAAVHISFILFYFIVVNTIRTRQQWTALIKLFLLSAFAVAAYGVLQNFTGVSSTESWLDEEMFEDIKVRVYSFFNNPNVLGEFLVMTIPLTAAVIWGNMREEHKALFGFVLLSMVACMIFTWSRGAWLGVFLACALFFVIMDKRWVFVGVIALLVLPILLVLSGNTAILERLISVGNTSDSSTAYRVAIWQAAIKMIRDFWISGIGIGSEAFKMVYPVYSLSGADFALHSHNLYLQVWVESGIIGISALLAMTLMFVKQVFSSTVISARKTDSGAKIVIALGAGFLGFMFQGLTDYVWYNYKILMIYWIIIALAICGVNLMSKPSVDEGGVSVK, from the coding sequence ATGGAGAGCAGGGTGTTTTCATTTTTCGCGGCGCTCTTTTCCCGCATTGCAGTGTGGTTTGACGAAAGCGCGTGTGGAAAATATTATAATAAATTCTGTGCCTGGTTAAACAGGGTTTACCAAAAAAGCTTTGTAAGCCGCTTTTTTGCCGGCCCAAAACACAGAGATGTGTTTCAAAACAGTGTTTTGGGCAAGCTGTTTGGCTTACCGGGGCGGTTTTTGCTGTTTTTGCAAAACAAGTTATCTGGCCCTTTTAACCATGTTTTAAAAAACAGTTTGGTGTGCGTTTGGTTCAGCAAATGGGCAGACGTGAGCATTCGGTTTTATGGCTTTGTGCTGTGTGCGTTTTCTTTGCCGCTGCTGTTTTTGAGAGAGTCGGGCAGACTGGGGCTTTTGCTAATTGCGGCAGTTTTTGCTGCCGGTATTGTAATGATTTTACTTAACCGCAGCCTGCGCCAGCTGTTTGGCGGGAGCGTTGTTGTTACTGCGCTGATGGGGCTTTTTACAACCCCTGACACAGCGTCCCACGAAAGTGTTTCCTGCGGCAAGGCACAGATAATTGCAGCATTGGGACTGGGGCTTCTGCTTTCATTTTTCTGTCTGGCTTTTGGCGTAAAGCTTTTGGTTATCTTAACCGGGGGCGTTTTGGCGTTTGCGTTTTTGCTGAAATATTTAAGTCTGGGCGTGTTTTTAACCGTTGCGCTTTCGCCCATGCTGCCTACCATGGCGCTGGTGGGGCTCAGTTTAATCTGCGCTCTGGTGTTCTGTGTTCACGTAATTACCGACAAAGGGTTTACATTTGTGAAAAATCCCATGAACACATTTGTTGTGTTTTTCATCATTGCGCTCCTCTGGGGCTGTATCAATTCGTTTTCATTTGCTGCCAGCGCAAGCCAGGCGGCAGTGCATATTTCGTTTATTTTGTTCTACTTTATTGTGGTGAACACCATTCGCACCCGGCAGCAGTGGACGGCGCTGATTAAGCTGTTTCTGCTTTCCGCCTTTGCCGTTGCAGCCTATGGCGTTCTACAGAATTTTACAGGCGTCAGTTCAACCGAGTCCTGGCTGGATGAGGAGATGTTTGAAGACATTAAGGTTCGGGTCTATTCCTTCTTTAACAACCCCAATGTGTTGGGCGAGTTTTTGGTTATGACCATTCCGCTAACAGCCGCAGTAATTTGGGGCAATATGCGTGAGGAGCACAAGGCTCTGTTTGGGTTCGTTCTGCTTTCCATGGTGGCCTGCATGATTTTTACCTGGTCGCGCGGCGCGTGGCTGGGCGTGTTTTTAGCCTGTGCACTCTTTTTTGTAATTATGGACAAGCGCTGGGTGTTTGTTGGGGTGATTGCTCTTTTAGTGCTGCCAATTTTGCTGGTTCTAAGCGGTAACACGGCCATTTTAGAGCGGCTGATTAGCGTTGGCAACACGTCAGATTCCTCAACGGCTTATCGTGTGGCCATTTGGCAGGCGGCTATAAAAATGATTCGCGATTTCTGGATTTCGGGCATTGGAATTGGCTCCGAGGCGTTTAAAATGGTTTACCCGGTTTATTCGCTGTCAGGCGCGGACTTTGCCCTCCATTCCCACAACCTTTACCTGCAGGTTTGGGTGGAATCGGGTATTATTGGAATTAGCGCGCTGCTTGCCATGACGCTGATGTTTGTAAAGCAGGTTTTTTCAAGCACAGTGATCAGCGCACGCAAAACCGACAGCGGGGCCAAAATTGTGATTGCCTTAGGGGCAGGCTTTTTGGGTTTCATGTTCCAGGGCTTAACCGACTATGTTTGGTATAACTATAAAATATTGATGATTTACTGGATTATCATTGCACTGGCAATCTGCGGCGTAAACCTCATGTCGAAACCCTCTGTAGACGAAGGGGGTGTCAGCGTCAAATGA
- a CDS encoding glycosyltransferase family 4 protein produces MMNVYQVVSDTNVGGAGRYLLNYVKHFNREHFKVTVLIPENSMLKPLLKDVVDITVIEVPFMADKSYDKRCVKAMQEIFSGEKIDIVHTHASLSARIAARRAKAGAVVSTRHCIEPPGRFPTSVVKGILNNLLCDVYVAVSDAVAQNLADCGIKREKIQTVCNGVEPVTKLSETERYAERNKRGILEDETVFGVFARLEEVKGHQYFIEAAKQFLQKGGRGKFLIVGDGSLMEELKKQAAGVPEIIFTGYVPDTATLLNITDVNVLSSRSEAMSLAILEAMSLGIPTIATNVGGNPQLVKPKENGLLTEFSDSGGMAEAFLKMAANKAFYKQCAEHAGELYRRHYTAEIMVKNLEKLYEEVANESK; encoded by the coding sequence ATGATGAACGTGTACCAGGTGGTGTCCGACACCAATGTGGGCGGCGCCGGTCGGTATCTGCTGAATTATGTAAAGCATTTTAATAGGGAGCATTTTAAGGTTACGGTGCTTATTCCGGAAAACAGCATGCTAAAGCCGCTTTTAAAAGACGTGGTTGACATTACGGTAATTGAGGTGCCGTTCATGGCGGACAAATCCTACGACAAGCGGTGTGTGAAAGCCATGCAGGAAATTTTCAGCGGCGAAAAAATTGACATTGTGCACACCCATGCTAGCCTTTCGGCAAGGATTGCGGCAAGAAGGGCAAAGGCCGGCGCGGTTGTTTCCACAAGACACTGCATTGAACCACCGGGCCGGTTTCCGACCTCTGTCGTAAAAGGTATTTTAAACAATCTGCTGTGCGACGTTTATGTTGCAGTGTCAGATGCCGTGGCGCAAAACCTTGCAGACTGCGGAATAAAACGGGAAAAAATTCAAACCGTCTGCAACGGTGTTGAGCCTGTTACAAAGCTTTCTGAAACGGAGCGGTACGCGGAGCGAAACAAACGGGGCATTTTAGAAGACGAAACGGTGTTCGGCGTGTTTGCCCGGCTTGAAGAAGTGAAAGGCCATCAATATTTTATTGAGGCGGCAAAACAGTTTTTGCAAAAAGGCGGTAGAGGTAAGTTTCTCATCGTAGGTGACGGATCCTTGATGGAGGAACTGAAAAAACAGGCCGCAGGCGTTCCGGAAATTATTTTTACCGGCTATGTGCCGGACACGGCAACGCTTTTAAACATTACAGACGTAAACGTATTGTCCTCCCGGTCTGAGGCCATGAGCCTGGCAATTTTAGAGGCCATGAGCTTAGGAATACCCACCATTGCAACAAATGTCGGCGGAAATCCCCAGCTGGTGAAACCGAAAGAAAACGGGCTGTTAACCGAATTTTCCGACAGCGGCGGCATGGCGGAGGCGTTTTTAAAAATGGCTGCAAACAAAGCGTTTTATAAACAATGTGCTGAACATGCCGGTGAATTATACAGGCGGCATTATACAGCTGAGATCATGGTAAAAAATCTTGAAAAACTCTATGAGGAGGTTGCAAATGAAAGCAAATAA
- the murJ gene encoding murein biosynthesis integral membrane protein MurJ: MNGAKKTIKTAGFMVFATLLAKFMGMYRDILFAALYGTGAEAVAYSTASRIPLLFFDIALGSAISSSFIPVFNEFLQRGKKEEAAEFSNSFLNIIFLITGFLCAVGILFRGPIVNLLGSGLQPQVKALAESLVVIMFPSMIFTALAYSLTGVLQSYGEFNAPAAISLVSNGIMVGYLLVAKNQFGIHGVSVAMLVAWGFQLIVLLPSLIKKKYRYRPFINFHNPGLKKALFLALPILVSSWVQPINAMVNMFLASFINEGQAVSALDYANKLYIIFVGVLTYAVSNLIFPSISRLAADETKKSEFTEIVKTAIGSVLFILLPIMIVFLTERVEIVRLVYERGAFGPEQTQITSTALLWYSFGMLGYGLQEMLNKAFYAGQNGKTPMRVSVCGIALNVALSFLFVRGLNLGIAGLPMAASVAANFIAVVLAVLLNKKYKVFGRPFFFNFAKLLASGGAMWAALAITRRFVAFSDSLMGRFFTLAVPALAGLAVYLICAVVLKTNEVRQLKQLISKGRN; this comes from the coding sequence ATGAATGGCGCAAAAAAGACCATAAAAACCGCCGGCTTCATGGTTTTCGCCACGCTTTTGGCCAAATTCATGGGGATGTACCGCGACATTTTGTTCGCGGCGCTCTACGGCACGGGTGCGGAAGCTGTTGCATATTCTACTGCCAGCAGAATTCCGCTTTTGTTTTTTGACATTGCTCTGGGAAGCGCAATCTCTTCTTCTTTCATTCCCGTTTTCAACGAGTTTCTGCAAAGGGGAAAAAAGGAAGAGGCAGCCGAGTTTTCAAACAGCTTCTTAAATATAATATTTCTCATTACAGGGTTTTTATGCGCAGTTGGCATTCTGTTCCGCGGCCCCATTGTAAACCTCTTGGGAAGCGGACTTCAGCCGCAGGTTAAGGCATTGGCGGAAAGCTTAGTAGTCATTATGTTCCCGTCTATGATTTTTACGGCTCTTGCCTATTCCTTAACGGGCGTGCTTCAGTCATACGGCGAGTTCAACGCGCCGGCGGCTATCAGCTTGGTTTCTAATGGAATTATGGTGGGCTATCTGCTCGTAGCCAAGAATCAGTTTGGAATTCACGGAGTGTCGGTGGCAATGCTGGTGGCGTGGGGATTTCAGCTCATTGTACTTTTACCCTCACTGATAAAAAAGAAATATCGCTACCGGCCATTTATCAATTTTCATAACCCCGGCTTGAAAAAAGCGTTGTTTTTGGCGCTGCCCATTTTGGTCAGCTCCTGGGTGCAGCCTATAAACGCCATGGTCAACATGTTCTTGGCGTCTTTTATCAACGAAGGACAGGCTGTGTCGGCGCTGGATTATGCAAATAAACTGTACATTATTTTTGTGGGGGTTTTAACCTACGCGGTTTCCAACCTGATTTTCCCGTCCATCTCTAGGCTAGCAGCGGACGAAACCAAAAAAAGCGAGTTCACCGAAATTGTGAAAACCGCCATCGGAAGCGTACTGTTTATCCTGCTTCCCATTATGATTGTGTTTTTAACAGAACGGGTGGAAATTGTGCGGCTGGTGTATGAGCGGGGCGCGTTTGGGCCGGAGCAGACGCAAATTACCTCAACCGCCCTGTTGTGGTATTCTTTCGGTATGCTTGGCTACGGACTTCAGGAAATGCTCAACAAAGCCTTTTATGCCGGGCAAAACGGAAAAACTCCCATGCGGGTTTCTGTTTGCGGAATTGCACTCAATGTGGCGCTTAGTTTCCTCTTTGTCCGGGGACTGAATTTGGGAATTGCGGGGCTTCCAATGGCGGCTTCGGTTGCCGCAAACTTTATCGCCGTGGTTTTGGCGGTTCTTTTAAATAAAAAATATAAGGTCTTTGGAAGGCCGTTCTTTTTCAATTTTGCAAAGCTTTTGGCAAGCGGCGGCGCAATGTGGGCGGCGCTGGCTATTACCCGGCGATTCGTTGCTTTTTCAGATTCGCTTATGGGCAGGTTTTTTACGCTCGCGGTGCCGGCTTTGGCGGGACTTGCCGTCTATCTCATTTGTGCAGTTGTTCTGAAAACAAACGAGGTTCGGCAATTAAAGCAGCTCATTTCGAAAGGGAGGAATTAA
- a CDS encoding DUF6873 family GME fold protein, which translates to MRKKLLIDCRFAGVAEKKWGSKFEIISSPKLNHLSEPVSCHPDLSLCKIGNTYIAEKTVYEYYKQKLSGSNVICGETVLDSHYPFDVAYNVLISGKTAFANFQYTDRVVKQELKKQNLKLININQGYANCAAAELAGGIITADPSLLDACAKEHIDTLKIEPGDVVLSGYDYGFIGGASGFAYGRLLFFGDICKHKSFQNIKRFAEIKGVELEYIKDFPLTDVGTIIGIDGK; encoded by the coding sequence ATGCGCAAAAAATTGTTAATTGACTGTCGGTTTGCAGGCGTTGCTGAAAAAAAGTGGGGGAGTAAATTTGAAATTATTTCATCGCCCAAGTTAAATCATTTATCCGAACCGGTTTCCTGCCACCCGGATTTGTCGCTGTGCAAAATAGGAAACACGTATATTGCAGAGAAAACGGTATATGAATATTATAAACAGAAGCTTTCGGGAAGCAACGTGATTTGCGGCGAAACGGTTCTTGACAGTCACTACCCGTTTGATGTTGCATATAATGTATTGATATCCGGAAAAACTGCTTTTGCAAACTTTCAATATACCGACCGTGTTGTAAAACAGGAACTAAAAAAGCAAAATTTGAAATTGATAAATATAAATCAGGGCTACGCAAACTGCGCGGCGGCGGAGCTTGCCGGCGGAATTATCACTGCCGACCCGTCTTTGCTGGACGCGTGTGCGAAAGAACACATCGACACGCTGAAGATTGAGCCGGGAGATGTTGTGCTGTCTGGCTACGACTATGGCTTTATCGGCGGCGCGTCAGGTTTTGCTTACGGCCGTCTTCTGTTTTTTGGCGATATCTGCAAACACAAAAGCTTTCAAAACATAAAACGTTTTGCAGAAATAAAAGGCGTGGAGCTGGAGTATATAAAAGATTTCCCTTTAACGGATGTTGGCACAATTATCGGTATAGATGGTAAATAA
- a CDS encoding DJ-1 family glyoxalase III: MVYVFLADGFEEIEALGTVDILRRCELEVKTVSITENLQVTGSHNISVIADLVKEDMKEDDIDALVLPGGIPGADNLEQCGFVTDLLKRKAEEGKIIAAICAAPKVLGLIGLLSGVKATCFPGYEAKLVGAITKRGDVVCDKNFITSKGAGTTHAFAREIASALGKSIQARRVIKSMQY, translated from the coding sequence ATGGTATATGTTTTTTTGGCTGACGGGTTTGAAGAGATTGAAGCTTTGGGCACTGTTGACATTTTAAGGCGGTGCGAGCTGGAGGTGAAAACCGTTTCCATCACCGAAAACTTGCAGGTAACCGGTTCTCACAACATTTCTGTTATTGCTGACCTTGTAAAAGAGGACATGAAAGAGGATGATATTGACGCTCTGGTGCTGCCCGGCGGGATACCCGGAGCAGACAATTTAGAGCAGTGCGGATTTGTGACCGACCTTTTAAAACGCAAGGCCGAAGAGGGCAAAATTATTGCCGCAATCTGCGCCGCACCAAAGGTTCTGGGGCTTATTGGACTTTTGTCCGGTGTGAAAGCCACCTGCTTTCCCGGATATGAGGCAAAGCTGGTCGGCGCAATTACCAAACGCGGCGACGTGGTATGTGACAAAAATTTTATTACCTCAAAAGGCGCGGGCACAACCCATGCCTTTGCGCGGGAAATTGCCTCGGCGCTGGGCAAAAGCATTCAGGCTCGTCGGGTGATTAAATCGATGCAATATTAA
- the tsf gene encoding translation elongation factor Ts produces the protein MAFTAADVKALREITGCGMMDCKKALTETNGDKDKAIEFLREKGLATAEKKSGRVAADGIVYADVTDGIGVLLEVNSETDFVAKNADFQQFVSDVATQIRTTSPSDVDTLLNEKFVNGDETISAMLVNKIATIGENITVRRFERYDGVVETYIHGGGKIGVMAAFTLADASKADAAEFKEFAHDIAMQVAASNPAYLDRDSVPADVVEKETEILTAQAMNEGKPQNIAEKMVAGRINKYFKEICLVDQPFIKDGDMTVSAYTKSVSDKIGTEIKIDKFARFEKGEGIEKKQDNFAEEIASMVK, from the coding sequence ATGGCATTTACAGCTGCTGACGTAAAAGCGCTGAGGGAAATTACCGGATGCGGTATGATGGATTGTAAAAAAGCGCTGACGGAAACAAACGGCGACAAGGATAAAGCAATTGAATTTTTAAGGGAAAAAGGCCTGGCAACGGCTGAGAAAAAGTCCGGCAGGGTTGCTGCTGACGGCATTGTTTACGCAGACGTTACAGACGGCATAGGCGTTCTGCTCGAGGTAAACTCTGAAACAGACTTTGTTGCAAAGAACGCGGACTTTCAGCAGTTCGTGTCTGACGTTGCAACGCAAATCAGAACCACTTCCCCGTCTGACGTTGACACACTGTTAAACGAAAAGTTTGTAAACGGCGACGAAACAATTTCTGCCATGCTGGTGAACAAAATTGCCACCATTGGCGAAAATATTACGGTAAGACGGTTCGAGCGCTATGACGGCGTTGTGGAAACTTACATTCACGGCGGCGGAAAAATCGGTGTTATGGCTGCGTTTACGCTGGCTGACGCTTCGAAAGCCGACGCAGCGGAATTTAAAGAGTTCGCACACGACATTGCAATGCAGGTTGCCGCTTCAAACCCGGCATATTTAGACCGCGACAGCGTTCCGGCTGACGTTGTGGAAAAAGAAACCGAAATTTTAACCGCACAGGCAATGAACGAGGGTAAGCCCCAGAACATTGCTGAAAAAATGGTTGCCGGCAGAATTAATAAATATTTTAAAGAAATCTGCCTGGTTGACCAGCCGTTTATTAAAGACGGCGACATGACGGTCTCCGCTTATACAAAGAGCGTTTCCGACAAAATTGGTACAGAGATTAAAATTGACAAGTTTGCACGATTTGAAAAGGGCGAAGGCATTGAAAAGAAGCAGGACAACTTTGCCGAAGAAATTGCAAGCATGGTAAAATAA
- a CDS encoding tRNA(Met) cytidine acetate ligase, which translates to MAVICEYNPFHNGHAYQLKTHRALLRADGVVCLMSGSFVQRGAPAVFDKWTRAKAAIMCGADLVLELPVVYSAQSAMRFAAGAVTLLNELGCVNYLSFGSECGNLQLLQNAEPVVFSDEFARLVCAEMKKGTSYPAARLSAAKNYFPTLSCDLLSSPNNILALEYVHALARLKSAIQPITLKRNDSFASASQIREMMDQGRDISEFVPNKAAFHTTPYDKSVFDQLVSYQFRRETPESLKTIADVSEGLEHRFIKVAKTSFGAEELATQVKTKRYTRTRIDRIIVNTLLGITGADAELPPQYARVLAFNKCGTQILKEMGRTSAIPIITKTADAVSAKDDFWRMFQKDLLATDIYALMTDNKQAGQDFKTSPIYVK; encoded by the coding sequence ATGGCCGTTATCTGTGAATATAACCCGTTCCACAATGGGCACGCATATCAGCTTAAAACCCACAGGGCGCTTTTGCGCGCAGACGGCGTGGTGTGCTTGATGAGCGGAAGCTTTGTGCAGCGCGGAGCGCCGGCCGTGTTTGACAAGTGGACCCGGGCAAAGGCCGCCATAATGTGCGGTGCGGATTTGGTGTTAGAACTGCCTGTAGTATATTCTGCCCAGTCTGCCATGCGGTTTGCCGCAGGGGCTGTGACGCTTTTAAACGAATTGGGCTGTGTGAATTATTTGTCCTTTGGGAGCGAGTGCGGCAACCTTCAGCTTTTGCAAAACGCCGAACCTGTGGTTTTTTCAGATGAATTTGCCCGGCTAGTTTGCGCCGAGATGAAAAAGGGCACAAGCTACCCCGCCGCCCGGTTATCTGCGGCAAAAAATTACTTCCCCACTCTTTCCTGCGACCTGCTTTCATCACCCAACAACATTTTGGCTTTAGAATATGTTCATGCCCTTGCCCGCTTAAAAAGCGCCATCCAACCTATAACGCTCAAGCGAAATGACAGCTTTGCCTCTGCTTCGCAAATTAGAGAAATGATGGACCAGGGCCGGGATATTTCAGAATTTGTGCCAAATAAAGCTGCATTTCACACAACGCCTTATGACAAATCAGTTTTTGACCAGCTTGTGTCTTACCAATTCCGGAGGGAAACACCGGAGAGCTTAAAAACCATTGCCGACGTTTCTGAGGGACTGGAACACCGTTTTATAAAGGTTGCCAAAACATCGTTCGGTGCGGAGGAGCTTGCAACGCAGGTAAAAACCAAGCGCTACACCAGAACACGGATTGATAGGATAATTGTAAACACCCTATTGGGCATTACCGGCGCTGACGCAGAGCTCCCCCCCCAATACGCCAGAGTTTTGGCGTTTAACAAATGCGGAACTCAAATTTTGAAGGAAATGGGGCGAACATCTGCCATTCCCATTATTACGAAAACGGCCGACGCCGTTTCTGCAAAGGATGATTTTTGGCGCATGTTCCAAAAAGACCTGCTTGCCACAGACATTTATGCGCTGATGACGGATAACAAACAGGCCGGGCAGGATTTTAAAACCTCCCCCATATATGTAAAATGA
- a CDS encoding D-alanyl-D-alanine carboxypeptidase family protein, translated as MKKLLSVFLSALFVLSLLSVTAFAEAPQMELSAKSAVLIEPTTGKILFEQASHDRLPPASVTKIMTMLLVMEALDNGQCRLDDMVRTSALAASMGGSQVFLEENEEMSVNDMLKAVAVASGNDAAVALAEFIGGSHENFVAKMNERAKQLGMNDTTFINCNGLDDPNHLTSANDIALMSCELIKHPKIFDYTTIWMDSLRGGQFGLVNTNKMIRFYSGATGLKTGSTSVAGFCVSASAKRDDMNLIAVIMGAPSSKERFADATKLLDYGFANYAISKSLVSEDELPDVKVEKGAQSAVDIGMSQDFNMLLEKAKISNIEKKITLPESVSAPVKENDKVGEVEFFIDGESIGKSDIVAKSAVKGLGPVGMFAKLSGYMLYGE; from the coding sequence ATGAAAAAGCTGTTATCTGTTTTTTTGTCCGCGTTGTTTGTTCTGTCGTTACTCTCTGTCACGGCCTTTGCCGAAGCCCCTCAAATGGAGCTTTCGGCCAAATCCGCTGTGCTGATTGAACCTACAACGGGGAAAATTTTGTTTGAGCAGGCTTCGCACGACAGGCTGCCCCCTGCCAGCGTTACCAAAATTATGACCATGCTTTTGGTGATGGAGGCATTAGACAACGGCCAGTGTAGATTGGACGACATGGTTCGCACCTCGGCGTTAGCCGCTTCCATGGGCGGGTCACAGGTGTTTTTAGAAGAAAATGAGGAAATGAGCGTGAACGACATGCTAAAAGCTGTGGCTGTGGCCTCGGGCAACGACGCAGCTGTGGCGCTGGCAGAGTTTATCGGCGGCTCGCACGAAAACTTTGTGGCCAAAATGAACGAGCGTGCAAAGCAGCTTGGCATGAACGACACCACATTTATAAACTGCAATGGGTTAGACGATCCCAATCACTTAACCTCTGCCAACGATATTGCACTGATGTCCTGCGAGCTAATAAAACACCCGAAAATTTTTGACTATACCACCATTTGGATGGACAGTTTACGGGGCGGCCAGTTTGGCTTAGTGAACACCAACAAAATGATTCGATTCTACTCCGGCGCAACGGGCCTTAAAACCGGCTCAACCAGCGTTGCAGGCTTTTGTGTCAGCGCTTCAGCCAAGCGGGACGATATGAACCTGATTGCGGTTATTATGGGCGCGCCATCCTCCAAAGAGCGGTTTGCCGATGCAACAAAGCTGTTAGATTATGGATTCGCAAACTATGCCATCTCAAAATCGCTTGTCTCGGAAGACGAGCTGCCGGACGTCAAAGTGGAAAAGGGCGCACAAAGCGCGGTGGATATCGGTATGTCGCAGGACTTTAATATGCTGTTGGAAAAGGCAAAAATCAGTAATATAGAAAAGAAAATCACGCTGCCCGAATCAGTCAGCGCACCGGTGAAAGAAAACGACAAGGTGGGCGAGGTAGAATTTTTTATTGACGGGGAGTCTATCGGAAAGTCCGACATTGTGGCAAAGTCTGCGGTGAAAGGCTTAGGCCCTGTGGGCATGTTTGCAAAGCTTTCGGGCTATATGCTGTACGGCGAATAA
- the ytxC gene encoding putative sporulation protein YtxC: MNDRIQLGFRNEKALVNERLLSEKEFPVEVLQKPDERVDVLFKYGSNQRIFDEFITALADYIINKYEKKILKRIILNNYGDLKPFQLQDIVRHLPELEQDRETGRAKRRSVVKDGLYGYFEENDSASVEGLVTFRMKEYEALLTQAAEQLFDIYLTHKEYEEFIELLRYFVNVQSARPHLTHLIVHSRGMYTILNEDKEDITAECISDFARPEEISTDNFDDLLISMLITLAPEKIIVHNSVDIKNAELFDTINKVFGKVEYCTGCEMCGVKAAQCKL, from the coding sequence TTGAATGACCGTATACAATTGGGCTTCAGAAATGAAAAAGCTCTTGTAAATGAACGGCTTCTATCCGAAAAGGAATTTCCGGTAGAAGTTCTGCAAAAACCTGACGAGCGCGTTGACGTGCTTTTCAAATACGGCAGCAACCAAAGGATTTTTGACGAATTTATTACAGCACTTGCCGATTATATTATAAATAAATACGAAAAGAAAATTTTAAAGCGTATTATTTTAAATAATTACGGCGACTTAAAGCCGTTTCAGCTGCAGGATATTGTTCGCCATCTTCCCGAACTGGAGCAAGACAGAGAAACGGGCCGTGCCAAACGGCGCAGCGTGGTGAAAGACGGGCTGTATGGCTATTTTGAAGAAAACGACTCCGCCAGCGTGGAGGGGTTGGTTACCTTCAGAATGAAAGAATATGAGGCTTTGTTAACCCAGGCGGCGGAACAGCTTTTTGACATTTACCTAACGCACAAAGAGTATGAGGAATTTATAGAGCTTTTGCGCTATTTTGTAAACGTGCAGAGCGCCCGGCCCCATTTAACCCATTTGATTGTACACAGCCGCGGCATGTATACAATTTTGAACGAGGATAAAGAGGATATTACCGCAGAATGTATTTCTGATTTTGCCCGGCCGGAGGAAATCAGCACTGACAATTTTGACGATTTGCTTATCAGCATGCTGATTACGTTGGCACCGGAAAAAATTATTGTACACAACAGCGTGGATATTAAAAACGCCGAACTGTTTGACACAATTAATAAGGTGTTCGGCAAGGTGGAATATTGCACAGGCTGTGAAATGTGCGGCGTTAAGGCGGCGCAGTGCAAACTGTAA